The Candidatus Rokuibacteriota bacterium genome has a segment encoding these proteins:
- a CDS encoding cob(I)yrinic acid a,c-diamide adenosyltransferase: MAIRITRVYTRTGDKGDTALVGGRRVPKDAPRIEAYGTIDELNSIIGLARVFNAERLKKGKAPRWLDGVFRRIQNELFDLGSELATPDDAAYEGMHRVGGAQVKALEALMDQCQKDLAPLKSFVLPGGGRVGGFLHQARTVCRRAERRILVLSRIEPLSPWPLAYVNRLSDLLFVLSRWVGKKGGETEYLWERGLASHARKRT; encoded by the coding sequence ATGGCGATTCGCATCACGCGCGTCTACACCCGCACCGGCGACAAGGGCGACACCGCGCTCGTCGGCGGGCGGCGCGTTCCGAAGGACGCCCCCCGCATCGAGGCCTACGGCACGATCGACGAGCTCAACTCGATCATCGGCCTCGCGCGCGTCTTCAACGCGGAGCGCCTCAAGAAGGGCAAGGCGCCGCGCTGGCTCGACGGCGTCTTCCGCCGGATCCAGAACGAGCTGTTCGATCTGGGCAGCGAGCTGGCGACGCCCGACGACGCGGCCTACGAGGGCATGCACCGCGTCGGCGGGGCGCAGGTCAAGGCGCTCGAGGCGCTGATGGACCAGTGCCAGAAGGACCTGGCCCCGCTCAAGTCCTTCGTGCTCCCAGGCGGCGGGCGGGTCGGCGGCTTCCTCCACCAGGCGCGCACCGTCTGCCGCCGCGCCGAGCGCCGGATCCTGGTGCTCTCGCGCATCGAGCCGCTCAGCCCCTGGCCGCTCGCCTACGTCAACCGGCTGAGCGACCTCCTCTTCGTGCTCTCACGCTGGGTCGGCAAGAAGGGCGGCGAGACGGAATATCTCTGGGAGCGGGGGCTCGCTTCCCACGCGCGCAAGAGGACATGA